Proteins from one Salmo salar chromosome ssa07, Ssal_v3.1, whole genome shotgun sequence genomic window:
- the LOC106609474 gene encoding achaete-scute homolog 1a, whose amino-acid sequence MDITAKMEINVSQQQFMPPSCFFAAAAQSIQLSPTSSQGSGKSASKVKRQRSSSPELLRCKRRLNFAGFGYNLPQQQPHTVARRNERERNRVKLVNNGFATLREHVPNGAANKKMSKVETLRSAVEYIRALQQLLDEHDAVSAAFQSGVLSPNNYPNEMNSMAGSPVSSYSSDEGSYDPLSPEEQELLDFTNWF is encoded by the coding sequence ATGGACATCACAGCCAAGATGGAAATAAATGTGAGCCAGCAGCAGTTCATGCCGCCCTCCTGCTTCTTTGCTGCCGCAGCGCAGAGTATCCAGCTCAGCCCTACCAGCAGCCAAGGGAGCGGCAAGTCAGCGTCCAAGGTGAAGAGACAGCGCTCATCCTCGCCCGAGCTGCTAAGATGCAAGAGGAGGCTGAACTTTGCCGGCTTTGGGTACAACCTGCCGCAGCAGCAGCCTCACACGGTGGCGCGGCGGAACGAGAGGGAGCGCAACAGAGTGAAACTTGTCAACAACGGCTTCGCCACTCTCCGGGAACACGTCCCCAATGGCGCGGCCAACAAGAAGATGAGCAAAGTGGAAACGTTACGGTCGGCGGTGGAGTACATTCGGGCACTGCAGCAACTTTTGGATGAGCACGACGCGGTGAGCGCAGCGTTTCAGTCCGGGGTCCTGTCGCCCAACAACTACCCCAACGAGATGAACTCCATGGCAGGCTCTCCAGTGTCCTCCTACTCGTCCGATGAGGGGTCTTACGACCCCCTCAGTCCCGAGGAGCAGGAACTCCTGGACTTCACTAACTGGTTCTGA